In Candidatus Gastranaerophilales bacterium, a single genomic region encodes these proteins:
- the rplC gene encoding 50S ribosomal protein L3, translating to MTLGVIGKKLGMTQVFDEQGLAIPVTVIKVDPLTVTQVKTVDSDGYNAIQVGVVPAKEKHLSKAEIGHFAKNKLENYRHLQEFRVENPEEFKVGQAIDLTLLNDIAKVDVTAKSIGKGFQGTVKRWNFSRGPMGHGSKNHREPGSIGAGTTPGRVIKGKKMAGNMGNERVTITKLSVVKVDSDNNLLLVKGSVPGPEGKLVTVVPSRVKWN from the coding sequence ATGACTCTAGGCGTAATTGGAAAAAAACTAGGAATGACTCAAGTCTTTGATGAACAAGGACTTGCAATCCCAGTCACAGTAATAAAAGTTGACCCATTGACTGTAACACAAGTAAAAACAGTTGATTCTGATGGCTATAATGCAATCCAAGTCGGTGTTGTACCGGCAAAGGAAAAACATTTATCAAAAGCTGAAATTGGTCACTTTGCAAAAAATAAATTAGAAAACTATAGACATCTTCAAGAATTCAGAGTAGAAAATCCTGAAGAATTTAAAGTTGGACAAGCTATTGATTTAACTTTATTGAACGATATAGCAAAAGTTGATGTAACTGCTAAATCAATCGGTAAAGGTTTTCAAGGTACCGTAAAGAGATGGAACTTCTCAAGAGGACCAATGGGACATGGTTCAAAGAACCATAGAGAACCGGGTTCAATTGGAGCAGGTACAACTCCGGGCCGTGTTATCAAAGGTAAAAAAATGGCAGGCAACATGGGTAACGAAAGAGTTACTATTACAAAACTTTCAGTAGTAAAAGTTGATAGCGATAACAACTTATTGTTAGTAAAAGGTTCAGTTCCGGGACCTGAAGGTAAATTAGTAACAGTAGTCCCATCAAGAGTTAAATGGAACTAA
- the rpsJ gene encoding 30S ribosomal protein S10: protein MSNGTRQRIRVCLKAYDHKLIDVSAEKIVETAKRTDAKVAGPIPLPTRRRIYCVLRSPHVDKKSREHFEMRTHKRIIDIYDPTAQTTEELSRMDLPAGVDIEVKL, encoded by the coding sequence ATGAGCAATGGCACAAGACAAAGAATTAGAGTTTGCTTAAAGGCTTATGACCATAAACTTATTGATGTTTCAGCAGAAAAAATCGTTGAAACAGCAAAAAGAACAGATGCCAAAGTAGCAGGACCTATTCCTCTACCAACAAGAAGACGCATCTACTGCGTGCTAAGATCACCCCACGTCGATAAAAAATCAAGAGAACACTTTGAAATGAGAACTCACAAGCGTATTATCGATATCTATGATCCTACAGCACAAACGACAGAAGAGCTAAGTAGAATGGATCTACCGGCTGGTGTAGATATTGAAGTTAAACTATAA
- the dnaB gene encoding replicative DNA helicase, giving the protein MATELANIQEGNLSKLPPQSIEAEEAILGAVLANPMVLSRIVEMIKPESFYKPANKFIYDAVLSLFARNEAIDIVTVSEFLRENDKLEIVGGRAYINDLALNVVTTANIEFYAKIVQEKAIKRALINAGSDIVTMAYDNGSTEATLDNAEKLIFNIAAEKHTTDLTPVKDLVLSSYEQIEYRYNHRDELIGVPTGFYDLDGMTAGLQKSDLIILAARPSMGKTAFVLNLAQNVALRGEKAVAVFSLEMPKSQLVKRMLCSEAEVDMQRLNSGHMQPKDWEKLTTSMNSFADAPIYIDDTGSITVMDIRAKCRRLAMEEKNLGLIVIDYLQLMEGGAGSNPNDRNQQISAISRGLKTLARELEVPIIALSQLSRAVESRTDKRPMMSDLRDSGAIEQDADIIMFIYRDEYYNKDEADNKGKAELIIAKHRNGPIGMVPLLFQSNITKFKNPTKTDVF; this is encoded by the coding sequence TTGGCAACAGAATTAGCAAATATACAAGAGGGTAATCTTTCAAAATTGCCTCCTCAAAGTATTGAGGCGGAGGAAGCTATTTTAGGAGCGGTTCTTGCCAATCCGATGGTTTTATCGAGAATTGTTGAAATGATAAAGCCTGAAAGTTTCTATAAACCTGCAAATAAATTTATATATGATGCAGTTTTGAGCCTTTTTGCGAGAAACGAGGCTATTGATATTGTCACGGTTTCAGAGTTTTTAAGAGAAAATGATAAGCTTGAAATTGTAGGCGGCCGTGCGTATATAAATGATTTGGCGTTAAATGTCGTAACAACTGCAAATATTGAGTTTTATGCCAAGATTGTTCAGGAAAAAGCTATTAAAAGGGCATTGATAAATGCAGGCTCTGACATTGTTACAATGGCATACGATAACGGCTCAACTGAGGCTACCTTGGATAATGCCGAAAAATTGATTTTTAATATCGCAGCAGAAAAACATACAACAGATTTAACTCCCGTGAAAGACTTGGTTTTATCAAGTTATGAGCAAATTGAATATAGATATAACCATAGAGATGAATTGATAGGGGTTCCTACAGGATTTTATGATTTAGATGGAATGACGGCAGGTCTTCAAAAGTCAGATTTAATAATATTGGCAGCTCGTCCTTCAATGGGTAAAACAGCTTTTGTGTTAAATTTAGCACAAAATGTTGCTTTGCGTGGTGAAAAAGCAGTTGCGGTATTTTCTTTAGAAATGCCTAAGTCACAGCTTGTAAAAAGAATGTTATGTTCTGAAGCCGAAGTCGATATGCAACGATTGAACTCAGGTCACATGCAGCCAAAAGACTGGGAAAAATTGACAACATCAATGAATAGTTTTGCAGACGCTCCTATATATATTGACGATACGGGCTCAATAACCGTAATGGATATAAGAGCAAAATGCAGACGACTAGCGATGGAAGAAAAAAATCTCGGTTTGATAGTTATTGACTATCTTCAATTGATGGAAGGCGGAGCAGGTTCAAACCCGAATGACAGAAACCAACAAATTTCAGCAATTTCAAGAGGATTGAAGACATTAGCAAGAGAACTTGAAGTTCCTATAATTGCACTTTCTCAATTATCCCGTGCCGTTGAATCAAGAACCGATAAACGCCCGATGATGTCAGATTTGAGAGATTCAGGTGCAATTGAACAAGATGCTGATATCATTATGTTCATATATCGTGACGAATATTACAACAAGGATGAAGCTGACAACAAAGGGAAAGCTGAACTTATTATTGCAAAACACAGAAACGGTCCTATCGGCATGGTTCCGTTGCTCTTCCAGTCAAATATAACAAAATTCAAAAACCCGACAAAAACAGATGTATTCTAA